CGAAGACCTCCTCGACCCGCGCGCCGATGTCCGGCCAGAGCCGGTCGAACGTGCGGGCCTGCGAGAAGAACGGGATCGGATCCGCCGCGCCCTCCTGCCGGAGCCCGGGGGTTTGCGTCCCGCGGGACAAGAAGACCACACTCCTGACTGGGTGCTGAACTGATCGAGACAGGCACGAAACTAGCCGAGGAGCAACTCAGATCACCAACTCTTTGGTTGATCACTCCACATTTTCACCCATACCGGTTACGTATGTCGCGGAGATTGTCCCCAGTATTCGAAGCGGTTTCGGCTATGGGTAAGGTTCCATCGCGATCAACGACGATCCGTCCTATGTAGACGATCCGTCCTCATCTCCCCTTTTCCTCCACAAAGGACGTTCATGCTGCACGCACTCGTGCTCGGCCTCGGCCGCGCGGGCGCCGGCCTGCACCTGCGGGTCCTGACCAAGGCACGGGCCGCGGCCCCCGAGCTGTTCCACCCGGGCCCGGTGATCGGCTGCGACCCCGCACCGGGCGCGCGCCAGGACCTGCCCGGCACGATCACCACCGATTCCCTCGCAGCGGCGGCGGAAATGCTGGACCCGCAGCGCACCGTCGTGCACGTCTGCACGCCGCCGGACACCCGCGCCGCCGTGCTCACCCGATTGGCCCAACACGGTTTTCGCCGGGCCATCGTCGAGAAACCGCTCGCCACCGGCCTCGGCGACCTCCGCGAGATCGACACCCTGCGCCGGCGCCACGGGCTCGACCTCGTGGTGGTGTCGCACTGGATGGCCGCCGAGCTCACCGAGCGGATCACCGCGCTGGTCCGCGGTGGCGACCTCGGGGATCTGCGGTCGATCCGGTTCATCCAGGACAAACCCCGGTTCACCCGCTCCGCGGCAACGCACGGGCATCCGACCGCCTTCGACGTCGAGCTGCCGCACTCGCTCGGCGTGGTGCTCCAGCTGGCCGGACCCGCCGAGGTGGAGCGGGCGGCGTGGACCGACATGCACGGCCCGGACACCGTGCTCCCCGCCATGGGCAGCGCGCACCTGGTGCTGCGCCACACCGGCGGCATCACCAGCGAGCTCTCCTCCGACCTCGCCTCCCCCGTCCAGCAACGGCGGATCACGGTGGAGCTCACCGGCGGCCGGATCACCGGCCACTACCCGATCAGCGACCAGGACGACCACGCGCAGCTGCTGGTCGACGGGCAGCGGCAGGTCTTCCGCGACGACGCGCTGACCCGGTTCGTCCTGCGCGCCTACCAGCACTTCCAGGACCCGGCCCCGATCGAGCACCCCACGCTGCAGGTGCACCGCGAGGTCGTCCGCCTGCTCGCCGAAGCCAAGCGGAGCTGCCTGCGGGCAGCCGAGAGGAGTTCCAGCCATGCGCGGTGAAACCGCGGTCAACCGGCTCGCCGGGATCGGCGACGAGGCGGCGGTCGGCCTGCCCGGCCAGATCGCCGCCATCCGCGAACTGGGCTGGTCCGCCGTTGAACTGCGGACCGTGGACGGCATCGCGCTCGGCGACCTCGACGCATCGCAGTTCACCGCGATG
This portion of the Saccharopolyspora antimicrobica genome encodes:
- a CDS encoding Gfo/Idh/MocA family protein, which translates into the protein MLHALVLGLGRAGAGLHLRVLTKARAAAPELFHPGPVIGCDPAPGARQDLPGTITTDSLAAAAEMLDPQRTVVHVCTPPDTRAAVLTRLAQHGFRRAIVEKPLATGLGDLREIDTLRRRHGLDLVVVSHWMAAELTERITALVRGGDLGDLRSIRFIQDKPRFTRSAATHGHPTAFDVELPHSLGVVLQLAGPAEVERAAWTDMHGPDTVLPAMGSAHLVLRHTGGITSELSSDLASPVQQRRITVELTGGRITGHYPISDQDDHAQLLVDGQRQVFRDDALTRFVLRAYQHFQDPAPIEHPTLQVHREVVRLLAEAKRSCLRAAERSSSHAR